A stretch of the Chitiniphilus purpureus genome encodes the following:
- a CDS encoding nucleoside phosphorylase-I family protein — MKIVVLFPTRTEARHFTHPAAEVAFCGIGLSAAAYATARLIHERRPDVLILAGIAGVYPHSRFTVGETVLVASEREADLGLFTPSGFCHLSQVALDMDFAAPTVLHCPYLPATPPLPLAHGNSANAALAPFIASQDADVESMEGAAFFHACLQAGQRFYQVRAISNVASVDHAPWDIDGAVRALAQGLTTLIGHLAAHG, encoded by the coding sequence ATGAAGATCGTGGTGCTGTTCCCGACCCGCACCGAGGCGCGGCATTTCACGCATCCGGCGGCCGAGGTGGCGTTCTGCGGCATCGGGCTCAGCGCGGCGGCGTACGCCACCGCTCGGCTGATCCACGAGCGACGCCCCGACGTGCTGATCCTGGCCGGCATCGCCGGGGTCTATCCGCATTCGCGCTTCACGGTGGGCGAAACCGTGCTGGTCGCCAGCGAGCGCGAGGCCGATCTGGGACTGTTCACCCCATCCGGCTTTTGCCATCTGTCACAGGTGGCGCTGGACATGGACTTTGCCGCACCCACGGTGCTGCACTGCCCCTACCTGCCGGCCACGCCGCCGTTGCCACTGGCGCATGGCAACAGCGCCAACGCCGCGCTCGCCCCCTTCATCGCCAGCCAGGATGCCGACGTGGAAAGCATGGAAGGCGCGGCGTTCTTCCATGCCTGCCTGCAGGCAGGGCAGCGCTTCTACCAGGTACGCGCGATCTCCAACGTGGCCAGCGTGGACCACGCGCCCTGGGACATCGACGGCGCCGTGCGCGCGCTGGCGCAGGGGCTGACCACATTGATCGGGCACCTGGCCGCGCACGGCTGA
- a CDS encoding DUF4124 domain-containing protein has protein sequence MRNRLIVLCLALLAGAAQAAVYKWVDENGVTQYSNQPPENKNAQQVKTFSNSGMTGSTPVKPINKETQEFAEALGKSLLKTKQASTLNCTQAVKDGQSGIDSMLEVGRKNYKDGYVAKDQYDRFNTQLNQARGRFSVGECQSSSGRARDFYLCLSNPNNHVMGCMKNYGNF, from the coding sequence ATGCGTAACCGTCTGATCGTACTTTGCCTTGCGCTGCTGGCTGGCGCCGCACAGGCTGCCGTCTACAAATGGGTCGACGAGAATGGCGTCACCCAGTACAGCAACCAGCCGCCTGAAAACAAGAATGCCCAGCAGGTGAAGACCTTCAGCAACAGCGGCATGACCGGCTCGACGCCGGTCAAGCCCATCAACAAGGAAACGCAGGAGTTCGCCGAGGCGCTGGGCAAGTCACTGCTGAAGACCAAGCAGGCCAGCACGCTCAATTGCACCCAGGCGGTCAAGGATGGGCAGTCCGGCATCGATTCGATGCTGGAGGTGGGGCGCAAGAACTACAAGGACGGCTATGTGGCCAAGGACCAGTACGACCGGTTCAACACCCAGCTCAACCAGGCTCGCGGCCGCTTTTCGGTGGGCGAGTGCCAGTCCAGTTCCGGTCGGGCCCGCGACTTCTACCTGTGCCTGTCCAATCCGAACAACCATGTGATGGGCTGCATGAAGAATTACGGCAACTTCTAG
- a CDS encoding MerR family transcriptional regulator, translating into MPETLLIGAAARAAGVTVKAIRFYEAAGLIPPAPRRGRYRVYDADAIARITLIREARAHGFSLESLRPLLQNAFGPGHCTRVYALIEQKLDALQAEVAAVQQRMAQLRQLKRRLQGDADNA; encoded by the coding sequence ATGCCCGAGACATTGTTGATCGGTGCCGCAGCCAGGGCGGCAGGCGTGACGGTGAAGGCGATCCGGTTCTACGAGGCGGCGGGTCTGATCCCGCCCGCGCCGCGGCGCGGCCGCTACCGTGTCTACGATGCGGACGCCATCGCGCGCATCACGCTGATCCGTGAGGCCAGGGCGCACGGTTTCAGCCTGGAGAGCCTGCGCCCCTTGCTGCAGAACGCCTTCGGCCCTGGACATTGCACGCGGGTGTACGCGCTGATCGAGCAGAAGCTCGATGCACTGCAGGCCGAGGTCGCGGCGGTGCAGCAGCGGATGGCGCAACTGCGGCAGCTGAAGCGCCGACTGCAAGGCGACGCGGACAACGCTTGA
- a CDS encoding cysteine-rich CWC family protein, giving the protein MPASTLPSPCIGVCTLDPATQTCRGCHRTLDEIAAWSRLDAPGKARVWQRLGAQPVPPGWQRKRCAGCGAPFGCGAAAGTCWCMQLPPLPVATPAIDCLCPACLDAALHRA; this is encoded by the coding sequence ATGCCTGCCTCCACGCTGCCCTCCCCCTGTATCGGCGTCTGCACGCTCGACCCGGCCACGCAAACCTGCCGCGGCTGCCACCGCACATTGGATGAGATCGCCGCCTGGTCGCGGTTGGATGCGCCAGGCAAGGCCCGGGTGTGGCAGCGGCTGGGCGCGCAGCCGGTGCCGCCCGGGTGGCAACGCAAACGCTGTGCCGGTTGCGGCGCCCCCTTTGGCTGTGGCGCCGCCGCGGGCACCTGCTGGTGCATGCAGCTGCCGCCGCTTCCGGTAGCCACCCCCGCCATCGACTGCCTGTGCCCCGCCTGCCTGGATGCGGCACTGCACCGGGCCTGA
- the metH gene encoding methionine synthase: MTRADILKGLLDQRILMLDGGMGTMIQQYRLTEEQYRGERFKDWHVDLKGNNDLLVLTRPQVISEIHQQYLDAGADIIETNSFNATRMAMADYEMEGLVWEINHAAARLVKDLCVAETARNPAKPRFCAGILGPTSRTASISPDVNDPGYRNVTFDELVEAYLESIDGLVAGGADILMVETIFDTLNAKAAVFAIKKYFADRPDIEALPVMISGTITDQSGRTLTGQTTEAFYNSLHHADAISFGLNCALGPDLLRPYVEEMSRISDTFVSVHANAGLPNPLAPTGYDLSPEDMAVQVQEWAASGLVNIIGGCCGTTPAHIKAIYDAVKDLPPRRIPEIEPKCRLSGLEPFNIGDSDLFVNVGERTNVTGSKAFARLILAGDYPAALDVARQQVENGAQIIDINMDEGMLDAHKAMVTFLNLIAAEPDISRVPIMIDSSKWDVIEAGLKCVQGKCVVNSISMKEGVEAFKHHARLLKMYGAAVIVMAFDEVGQADTYARKVEICGKSYRILVDEVGFDPADIIFDPNIFAVATGIEEHARYGLDFIEATGWIKRNLPHAKISGGVSNVSFSFRGNNKVREAIHAVFLYHAIKNGMTMGIVNAGALENYDEVPANLRDAIERVVLMRPLPGEGRGEGESSPADAMMDTEALIALAESFRGDAAQKSVEDLAWREWPLQERITHSLVKGITTYIVEDTEAARLSVERPIHVIEGHLMTGMNVVGDLFGAGKMFLPQVVKSARVMKAAVAHLEPFIEAEKIAMGLADAPAKGKIVMATVKGDVHDIGKNIVGVVLRCNNYQVFDLGVMVGCQTILDKAIEVKADIIGLSGLITPSLEEMAHVAKEMQRLGFDLPLLIGGATTSKVHTAVKIEPGYRNGQVIYVPDASRAVGVCSSLLSDQLKPEFVAKVKAEYDNIRTIHANKDRTRFLSLQAARDNGFKFDWASYTPPAPKQLGVLRFENVPLEAIEPYIDWSPFFNAWELFGKYPKILQDEVVGESARALFADARAMLKDLVAGRWICANGVIGLFPANSINEDIEIYDPASGQVLMTWHTLRQQNVKAAGKPNWCLADFIAPKASGKQDYIGAFAVTGGIGIDPHVKAFEDANDDYSAIMVKALADRFAEGFAEYMHEQVRKELWGYAADEALSVDELTDEQYVGIRPAPGYPACPDHTTKTDLFRVLDAPAIGMTLTEGYAMLPTAAVSGFYFSHPRSQYFAVGKLAKDQVEDYARRRGVSLAQAERDLAPNLGYAA, encoded by the coding sequence ATGACCCGCGCCGACATCCTCAAAGGCCTGCTCGATCAACGCATCCTGATGCTGGACGGCGGCATGGGCACGATGATCCAGCAGTACCGGCTGACCGAGGAACAATACCGCGGCGAGCGCTTCAAGGATTGGCACGTCGATCTGAAGGGCAACAACGATCTCCTGGTGCTGACGCGGCCCCAGGTGATCAGCGAGATCCACCAGCAGTACCTCGATGCCGGCGCCGACATCATCGAGACCAACAGCTTCAACGCCACGCGGATGGCGATGGCCGACTACGAGATGGAAGGCCTGGTGTGGGAGATCAACCACGCTGCCGCCCGCCTGGTGAAGGACCTGTGCGTGGCCGAGACCGCCAGGAACCCGGCCAAGCCGCGCTTCTGCGCCGGCATCCTCGGCCCCACCAGCCGCACTGCGTCGATCAGCCCGGACGTGAACGATCCGGGCTATCGCAATGTCACCTTCGACGAGCTGGTGGAGGCGTATCTCGAATCGATCGACGGCCTGGTGGCCGGCGGCGCCGACATCCTGATGGTCGAGACCATCTTCGATACGCTGAACGCCAAGGCCGCGGTGTTCGCGATCAAGAAATACTTTGCCGACCGCCCCGACATCGAAGCGCTGCCGGTGATGATCTCCGGCACCATCACCGATCAATCGGGCCGCACGCTCACCGGCCAGACCACCGAGGCGTTCTACAACTCGCTGCACCATGCCGACGCGATCTCGTTCGGCCTCAATTGCGCGCTGGGCCCGGACCTGCTGCGCCCATATGTGGAGGAGATGAGCCGCATCTCCGACACCTTCGTCTCGGTGCATGCCAACGCCGGCCTGCCCAACCCGCTGGCACCCACCGGCTACGACCTCTCGCCCGAGGACATGGCGGTGCAGGTGCAGGAATGGGCGGCATCCGGCCTCGTCAACATCATCGGCGGCTGCTGCGGCACCACGCCGGCACACATCAAGGCGATCTACGACGCGGTGAAGGATCTGCCGCCGCGCCGCATCCCCGAGATCGAACCCAAGTGCCGGCTTTCGGGCCTTGAGCCGTTCAACATCGGCGACAGCGACCTTTTCGTGAACGTGGGCGAGCGCACCAACGTCACCGGCTCCAAGGCATTCGCACGGCTGATCCTCGCTGGCGACTACCCGGCCGCGCTGGACGTGGCACGCCAGCAGGTGGAAAACGGCGCACAGATCATCGACATCAACATGGACGAGGGCATGCTCGATGCCCACAAGGCCATGGTCACCTTCTTGAACCTGATCGCTGCCGAGCCGGACATTTCGCGCGTACCCATCATGATCGATTCGTCCAAATGGGATGTGATCGAGGCCGGCCTCAAGTGTGTGCAGGGCAAGTGCGTGGTCAACTCGATCTCGATGAAGGAAGGGGTCGAAGCCTTCAAGCATCACGCGCGCCTCTTGAAGATGTACGGCGCCGCGGTGATCGTGATGGCGTTCGACGAGGTCGGCCAAGCCGATACCTACGCCCGCAAGGTCGAGATCTGCGGGAAGAGCTACCGCATCCTGGTCGACGAGGTCGGCTTCGATCCGGCCGACATCATCTTCGACCCCAACATCTTCGCGGTGGCCACCGGCATCGAGGAGCACGCGCGCTACGGCCTCGACTTCATCGAGGCCACCGGCTGGATCAAGCGCAACCTGCCGCACGCCAAGATCTCGGGCGGCGTCTCCAACGTGTCGTTCTCGTTCCGCGGCAACAACAAGGTGCGCGAGGCCATCCACGCGGTATTCCTCTACCACGCCATCAAGAACGGCATGACGATGGGCATCGTCAACGCCGGCGCGCTGGAGAACTACGACGAGGTGCCGGCCAACCTGCGCGACGCCATCGAGCGCGTGGTGTTGATGCGCCCGCTCCCGGGGGAGGGTCGGGGTGAGGGTGAAAGCAGCCCTGCGGATGCGATGATGGACACCGAGGCGCTGATCGCGCTGGCCGAATCGTTCCGCGGCGACGCCGCGCAGAAGAGTGTCGAAGACCTGGCCTGGCGCGAATGGCCGCTGCAGGAACGCATCACCCATTCGCTGGTGAAGGGCATCACCACCTATATCGTCGAGGATACCGAGGCAGCGCGACTCAGCGTCGAGCGCCCCATCCATGTGATCGAAGGCCATCTGATGACCGGCATGAACGTGGTCGGCGACCTGTTCGGCGCCGGCAAGATGTTCCTGCCGCAGGTGGTGAAATCCGCCCGCGTGATGAAGGCGGCGGTGGCACACCTGGAGCCGTTCATCGAGGCAGAGAAGATCGCCATGGGCCTGGCGGATGCGCCGGCCAAGGGCAAGATCGTGATGGCGACGGTGAAGGGCGATGTGCACGACATCGGCAAGAACATCGTCGGCGTGGTCCTGCGCTGCAACAACTACCAAGTGTTCGACCTGGGCGTGATGGTGGGATGCCAGACCATCCTCGACAAGGCGATCGAGGTGAAGGCCGACATCATTGGTCTCTCTGGGCTGATCACCCCGTCGCTGGAGGAAATGGCGCACGTGGCCAAGGAAATGCAGCGGCTGGGCTTCGATCTGCCGCTGCTGATCGGCGGCGCGACCACCTCCAAGGTGCATACCGCGGTGAAGATCGAGCCGGGCTACCGGAACGGCCAGGTGATCTACGTGCCCGATGCCAGCCGCGCCGTGGGCGTGTGCTCCAGCCTGCTGTCCGATCAGCTTAAGCCCGAGTTCGTCGCCAAGGTGAAGGCCGAGTACGACAACATCCGCACCATCCACGCCAATAAGGACCGTACCCGGTTCCTGAGCCTGCAGGCTGCGCGCGACAACGGCTTCAAGTTCGACTGGGCGAGCTACACGCCGCCGGCGCCAAAGCAGCTTGGCGTGCTGCGCTTCGAAAACGTGCCGCTGGAAGCAATCGAGCCCTATATCGACTGGAGCCCGTTCTTCAACGCGTGGGAGCTGTTCGGCAAGTATCCGAAGATCCTGCAGGACGAGGTGGTCGGCGAATCGGCGCGCGCGCTGTTTGCCGATGCCCGGGCCATGCTGAAGGACCTGGTCGCTGGACGCTGGATCTGCGCCAACGGCGTGATCGGCCTGTTCCCGGCCAACAGCATCAACGAGGACATCGAGATCTACGACCCGGCAAGCGGCCAGGTGCTGATGACCTGGCACACGCTGCGCCAGCAGAATGTGAAGGCCGCCGGCAAGCCCAACTGGTGCCTGGCCGACTTCATCGCACCGAAGGCATCGGGCAAGCAGGACTATATCGGCGCCTTCGCCGTGACCGGCGGCATCGGCATCGATCCGCACGTGAAGGCGTTCGAGGATGCCAACGACGACTACAGCGCCATCATGGTCAAGGCGCTGGCCGACCGTTTCGCCGAAGGCTTTGCCGAGTACATGCACGAGCAGGTGCGCAAGGAATTGTGGGGCTACGCAGCCGACGAAGCACTCAGCGTGGACGAGCTCACCGACGAGCAATACGTCGGCATCCGCCCCGCCCCCGGCTACCCGGCCTGCCCGGACCACACCACCAAGACCGATCTCTTCCGCGTGCTGGACGCCCCCGCCATCGGCATGACGCTGACCGAAGGCTACGCCATGCTGCCGACGGCAGCGGTGTCGGGCTTCTACTTCAGCCACCCGCGGTCGCAGTACTTCGCCGTCGGCAAGCTGGCAAAGGATCAGGTCGAGGACTACGCCCGCCGCCGCGGCGTGAGCCTGGCGCAGGCCGAGCGCGATCTGGCACCCAACCTGGGGTACGCGGCGTAA
- a CDS encoding glycoside hydrolase family 18 protein — translation MIHRRTVLQCALLACMLAPLPQLAAAAPDAQSAKHHGHAKRAEVVAYIRTWAMPDGRFWRAKDIDGKAITQLNLAFASIRPDGTVFIRDLEPQPPGPDGVTPPVFKTLWHEVAKLQRKHPHLKINLSVGGWGAEGFSDMAMTAEGRARFIGSLLALVERHQLSGVGIEWQYPVGPDWGLPIKTDPKDRDNYPLLLEETRAALDRLSARTGRKYQLTAAVPSGPWFVQKNDLQRTVKSVDYLTVTAYGAYGSWSATTGHFSNLFQRTDDPAFGGWSADQSMRVYLDAGVAPNKLLMGVPFYGAAWREVNSAQNGLFQPFAAGAANASPTWDDVKAQFLDEDGFVRHWDDTAKVPWLYNGDVMVSYEDPESLRHKVKYLKEQRLGGLTVWEYAHDLKGELLDEINDALRD, via the coding sequence ATGATCCATCGTCGTACCGTATTGCAGTGCGCGCTGCTCGCCTGCATGCTCGCCCCGTTGCCACAGCTGGCCGCCGCCGCGCCCGATGCGCAGTCCGCCAAGCACCATGGCCATGCCAAGCGGGCCGAAGTCGTCGCCTACATCCGCACCTGGGCCATGCCGGACGGGCGCTTCTGGCGGGCCAAGGACATCGATGGCAAGGCCATCACCCAGCTCAATCTGGCCTTCGCCTCGATCCGCCCGGACGGCACGGTGTTCATCCGCGACCTGGAGCCGCAGCCGCCCGGCCCGGACGGGGTGACGCCGCCGGTGTTCAAGACGCTATGGCATGAAGTGGCCAAGCTGCAGCGCAAGCATCCGCACCTGAAGATCAACCTGTCGGTGGGCGGCTGGGGCGCCGAAGGCTTCTCGGACATGGCGATGACCGCAGAGGGGCGTGCCCGCTTCATCGGGAGCCTGCTGGCGCTGGTGGAGCGGCACCAGCTCTCGGGCGTCGGTATCGAATGGCAGTATCCGGTGGGGCCGGACTGGGGGCTGCCGATCAAGACCGACCCCAAGGACCGCGACAACTATCCGCTGCTGCTCGAGGAAACCCGCGCCGCGCTCGACCGGCTCTCGGCCCGCACCGGCCGCAAGTATCAGCTCACCGCCGCCGTGCCGTCCGGCCCGTGGTTCGTGCAGAAGAACGATCTGCAGCGCACGGTGAAGTCGGTGGACTACCTGACGGTGACCGCCTACGGCGCCTATGGCAGCTGGAGTGCCACCACCGGGCACTTCTCCAACCTGTTCCAGCGCACCGACGACCCGGCCTTCGGCGGCTGGAGCGCGGACCAGAGCATGCGTGTCTATCTGGACGCCGGCGTGGCGCCGAACAAGCTCCTGATGGGCGTGCCGTTCTACGGCGCGGCTTGGCGCGAGGTGAACAGCGCGCAGAACGGCCTGTTCCAGCCCTTCGCCGCCGGGGCCGCCAATGCCAGTCCGACCTGGGATGACGTCAAGGCGCAGTTCCTGGACGAGGATGGCTTCGTGCGCCACTGGGATGACACCGCCAAGGTGCCCTGGCTGTACAACGGCGACGTGATGGTCAGCTACGAGGACCCGGAAAGCCTGCGCCACAAGGTGAAATACCTGAAGGAACAGCGCCTGGGCGGCCTGACGGTCTGGGAGTATGCGCACGACCTGAAGGGTGAGCTGCTGGACGAGATCAACGACGCGCTGCGCGACTGA
- a CDS encoding RidA family protein, giving the protein MPIERLNPMPRWSDATRYAGFIHLVEVPERLDTGMAGQVRQVLTQAEATLARMGSDKSRLLMATIYVVDAADVPALNAEWEAWLPPGCAPARACVKVALLDPAMRVEIAFVAAPGEAA; this is encoded by the coding sequence ATGCCGATCGAACGCCTCAACCCTATGCCACGCTGGTCCGATGCCACCCGCTACGCCGGCTTCATCCACCTGGTCGAAGTGCCCGAGCGCCTGGATACCGGGATGGCCGGCCAGGTCCGGCAGGTGCTGACGCAGGCCGAGGCGACGCTGGCACGCATGGGCAGCGACAAATCGCGGCTGCTGATGGCCACGATCTACGTGGTCGACGCCGCCGACGTGCCCGCGCTCAACGCCGAATGGGAGGCGTGGCTGCCACCGGGCTGCGCGCCGGCGCGCGCCTGCGTCAAGGTGGCGCTGCTCGATCCGGCGATGCGGGTCGAGATCGCGTTCGTCGCCGCGCCCGGGGAAGCCGCATGA
- a CDS encoding cytochrome-c peroxidase: protein MEGDKCGGAHMDRHSGILTLITASGLGALMLAGAVHAAPDPEPIQPIPPAKPGNRAVIELGKKLYFDPRLSKSGFISCNSCHNLSLGGTDNLKTSVGHQWQRGPINAPTVLNSSMNLAQFWDGRAKDLNEQAGGPIANPAEMAFSHPLAVDVLTSIPQYRAEFKKAFGTNRIDIGQVTKAIAAFEETLVTPNSKFDRWLKGDGKALNKTELSGYHLFKASGCVACHNGPAVGGNSFQRMGIVEPYPAKSPATGRMAVTGKDADRFNFKVPTLRNVELTYPYFHDGEAATLEQAIDVMGRLQLGKKFTKTEVMQIAAFLKTLTGDQPRIELPILPPSSNETPRPIPFDD from the coding sequence GTGGAGGGCGACAAGTGCGGCGGGGCACATATGGACAGGCATAGCGGAATCCTTACTCTGATCACAGCGTCGGGCCTTGGCGCCCTCATGCTTGCCGGGGCCGTGCATGCCGCCCCCGACCCAGAACCCATCCAGCCCATACCACCGGCAAAGCCCGGCAATCGGGCGGTGATCGAATTGGGAAAGAAGCTGTATTTCGATCCACGCTTGTCCAAATCCGGCTTCATCTCCTGCAACAGCTGCCACAACCTCAGCCTGGGCGGCACCGACAACCTGAAGACGTCGGTCGGGCATCAGTGGCAGCGAGGGCCGATCAATGCACCGACCGTGCTGAATTCGAGCATGAATCTGGCCCAATTCTGGGATGGCCGGGCCAAGGACCTGAACGAGCAGGCGGGCGGCCCCATCGCCAACCCGGCCGAAATGGCGTTCAGCCATCCATTGGCGGTGGACGTGCTGACGTCCATCCCCCAATACCGGGCCGAATTCAAAAAAGCATTCGGTACGAACAGGATCGATATCGGGCAGGTGACGAAAGCCATTGCCGCGTTCGAAGAAACGCTGGTCACCCCGAACTCGAAATTCGACCGGTGGCTCAAGGGCGATGGCAAGGCGCTCAACAAGACGGAGCTGTCCGGCTACCACCTCTTCAAGGCGAGCGGCTGCGTTGCCTGTCACAACGGCCCGGCGGTAGGCGGCAATTCATTCCAGCGCATGGGGATCGTCGAGCCCTACCCGGCCAAAAGCCCGGCAACAGGCCGCATGGCGGTCACGGGCAAGGACGCCGACCGCTTCAATTTCAAAGTGCCCACGCTGCGCAATGTCGAATTGACCTACCCGTACTTCCACGATGGCGAGGCCGCGACGCTGGAGCAGGCCATCGATGTGATGGGGCGGTTGCAGCTGGGCAAGAAGTTCACCAAGACGGAAGTCATGCAGATTGCGGCCTTTCTCAAGACCCTGACCGGCGATCAGCCCCGGATTGAACTGCCGATCCTGCCGCCCTCCTCCAACGAGACCCCGCGCCCCATCCCATTCGACGACTGA
- a CDS encoding HPP family protein, with amino-acid sequence MNKNVWRRLCRWAVGFWPQALVAGRQERLLGCLGAGIGLMVTEWVGRHALGAASPWFIAPMGASAVLLFAVPASPLAQPWSIIGGNAISALIGVACAQLLGDGGLAAAAAAALAIGVMFSLRCLHPPGGAVALTAVLGGPGVHALGFGFALYPVLVNSLSMAVLAIVFNNAARRRYPHHVPPPAQTHRTQDPPPTQRAGITRADLHAALAQGELLDVDEDDVQDVLSRAFQHAFERRYGQLRCADFMARDLVTVDADTPCAEAYRLLERHRIAALPVVTATGRLEGLVTLHDLIAAPLDTLPPLARSKAAVSQVMTTGVITAHEEDTIAALVPLFSDRGLHHVPVVNDEGILRGMMSQSDLVAALFHTRLRAVA; translated from the coding sequence TTGAACAAGAACGTATGGCGGCGGCTGTGCCGCTGGGCTGTCGGATTCTGGCCGCAGGCCCTGGTCGCGGGCCGGCAGGAGCGGCTGCTCGGCTGTCTTGGCGCCGGGATCGGGCTGATGGTGACCGAATGGGTGGGGCGGCATGCGCTGGGCGCGGCCAGCCCCTGGTTCATCGCGCCGATGGGTGCGTCAGCCGTGCTGCTGTTCGCGGTGCCGGCCAGTCCGCTGGCCCAGCCCTGGTCCATCATCGGCGGCAATGCGATCTCGGCGCTGATCGGGGTGGCCTGTGCCCAGCTGCTGGGCGACGGGGGCCTCGCCGCGGCCGCCGCGGCGGCGCTGGCGATCGGCGTCATGTTCTCGCTGCGCTGTCTGCACCCGCCCGGGGGCGCCGTGGCGCTGACGGCGGTGCTCGGCGGCCCGGGCGTGCATGCGCTGGGCTTCGGCTTCGCGCTCTATCCGGTGCTGGTCAACTCCCTGTCGATGGCGGTGCTGGCCATCGTGTTCAACAATGCGGCCCGCCGCCGTTATCCCCATCATGTGCCGCCGCCGGCCCAGACCCATCGCACCCAGGACCCGCCGCCGACACAGCGTGCCGGCATCACCCGGGCCGACCTGCATGCGGCGCTGGCGCAGGGCGAGCTGCTGGACGTGGACGAGGACGACGTGCAGGACGTGCTGTCGCGCGCCTTCCAGCACGCGTTCGAACGGCGCTACGGCCAGTTGCGCTGTGCCGACTTCATGGCCCGCGACCTGGTCACCGTCGACGCCGACACACCCTGCGCCGAAGCGTACCGGTTGCTGGAGCGGCATCGCATCGCGGCATTGCCGGTGGTGACGGCGACGGGCCGGCTGGAAGGGCTCGTCACCCTGCACGATCTGATCGCCGCACCGCTCGACACCCTGCCGCCGCTGGCGCGCAGCAAAGCGGCAGTCTCACAGGTGATGACCACCGGCGTCATCACCGCACATGAAGAGGACACCATCGCCGCGCTGGTGCCGCTGTTCTCCGACCGGGGTCTGCATCACGTACCGGTGGTGAACGACGAGGGCATCCTCCGCGGCATGATGAGCCAAAGTGATCTGGTCGCAGCCTTGTTCCATACCCGCCTGCGCGCCGTGGCCTAG
- a CDS encoding ankyrin repeat domain-containing protein, whose translation MPLPRLFLCLPPWRLAVACAVLWPASLPAAPCPKVADPWLTLAVAVREGREAQLDCLLPGLAVNGHDPADLWENTPLHLAARHEQPGLVLRLLKAGADPDQPNAAGRSPLRLAIEHDASDSAAALILSGARIDEVDEQGRSLLFWAVAKNNVAIANLLLQRGADPQQRVTGVDGGQGFTVGEYARRQGQPAMLRLFETPREP comes from the coding sequence ATGCCACTGCCGCGCCTGTTCCTGTGCCTTCCTCCGTGGCGGCTGGCCGTGGCCTGTGCCGTGCTGTGGCCTGCGTCGCTGCCCGCCGCACCCTGCCCCAAGGTGGCCGATCCGTGGCTGACGCTGGCGGTGGCGGTGCGCGAAGGCAGGGAGGCGCAGCTGGACTGCCTGCTGCCCGGGCTGGCGGTGAACGGCCACGATCCGGCGGACCTCTGGGAAAACACGCCGCTGCATCTGGCGGCGCGGCATGAGCAGCCCGGCCTCGTACTGCGACTGCTCAAGGCCGGCGCCGACCCGGACCAGCCCAATGCCGCCGGCCGCTCGCCCCTGCGGCTGGCGATCGAGCACGACGCCAGCGATAGCGCCGCGGCATTGATCCTGTCCGGCGCCCGGATCGACGAGGTGGACGAGCAGGGCCGCAGCCTGCTGTTCTGGGCGGTGGCGAAAAACAACGTCGCCATCGCCAACCTGCTGCTGCAGCGCGGTGCCGATCCGCAACAGCGCGTGACCGGCGTTGACGGCGGACAGGGCTTTACCGTGGGCGAGTACGCCCGAAGACAAGGACAGCCAGCCATGCTGCGACTGTTCGAGACGCCGCGGGAACCCTAG